A region of Polyangiaceae bacterium DNA encodes the following proteins:
- a CDS encoding protein kinase, which produces MRPGSAPTRPQKVGDYLLERLLGVGGMAEVFVAHRHGAHGFQKRVAIKRILPQLAHDPRLVAMFCDEARIQAALSHPCLVEIFDFGEHDGQPFIALEYVDGLSGAELIARVAARRRTVDLAPALYIVREVLQALSYVHEARDEDGRALGIVHRDVAPSNILIGRMGQVKLGDFGIVRSTSIDARTVPGELKGKIGYVSPEQALGMPLDGRSDLFSLTIVLAELLMCRPLFVGENELDVLESLHGGNLQRLRSEGAHIPAEIREILWKGLSRWPEQRYQTARELCDAVEAAARKLGLTLGAHVLSEWLEDLGLVALSSSVRQKPSSLPGRARVPSEEAFLESVTLTPGESEPPPASILDAIRELCPQNDHGVPAELAHAVSASPVVSAAPAVSYRIQRPGGAVMGPFRLAGVLEMLATGRLSIDGGVSRNGGAFLPVPSMIELGRMLARPAYRFHEPIALYTKERWAVRLEHTPELVFDVARRGRTGMLCARRGSEQVRLWFVDGAPVFSSSTDPRELLGERLVEADGLPRSHVEDAVEAAWRSGEPLGKLLIERGFCSAQRVEAALREQTWRRLVSLFRFRVGELSFVGGARHGEGALSFPSPMAFVTSALLSAYAADEIASVLETVERMGSLGPAPGASAAQHTLGLPPAESAALDVARFGGSLRALMQEGVKSGAFDARAARRAVLVGLASGVLLWQP; this is translated from the coding sequence ATGCGTCCGGGATCCGCGCCCACGCGTCCTCAGAAGGTTGGGGACTACCTGCTCGAGCGTCTGCTCGGAGTCGGTGGCATGGCGGAAGTGTTCGTGGCGCACCGTCACGGAGCGCACGGCTTCCAGAAGCGCGTGGCGATCAAGCGCATCTTGCCCCAGCTCGCGCACGACCCGCGGCTGGTCGCGATGTTCTGCGACGAGGCGAGGATCCAGGCCGCGCTCAGTCATCCCTGCCTGGTCGAGATCTTCGACTTCGGCGAGCACGACGGCCAGCCCTTCATCGCGCTGGAGTACGTCGATGGACTGTCTGGTGCCGAGCTCATCGCGCGGGTCGCGGCGCGCCGGCGGACGGTGGATCTGGCGCCTGCCTTGTACATCGTGCGCGAGGTGCTCCAGGCACTCTCCTACGTGCACGAAGCGCGGGACGAAGACGGTCGTGCCCTCGGCATCGTGCACCGCGACGTCGCGCCCTCGAACATCCTGATCGGTCGCATGGGGCAGGTGAAGCTCGGCGACTTCGGCATCGTCCGCTCGACCAGCATCGACGCGCGCACCGTTCCGGGCGAGCTGAAGGGCAAGATCGGCTACGTCTCGCCCGAGCAGGCGCTGGGCATGCCCCTCGACGGCCGGAGCGATCTGTTCTCGCTCACCATCGTGCTGGCCGAGCTCTTGATGTGCCGGCCGCTCTTCGTCGGCGAGAACGAGCTCGACGTGCTCGAGAGCCTGCACGGCGGCAACCTCCAGCGGCTGCGCAGCGAAGGCGCGCACATCCCGGCGGAGATCCGCGAAATCTTGTGGAAGGGCCTCTCGCGCTGGCCGGAGCAGCGCTACCAGACCGCCCGGGAGCTCTGCGACGCGGTCGAGGCGGCGGCGCGGAAGCTCGGCCTCACGCTGGGCGCGCACGTGCTGTCGGAGTGGCTCGAGGATCTCGGCCTGGTCGCCCTGTCCAGCAGCGTGCGGCAGAAGCCGTCGTCGTTGCCGGGCCGAGCCCGGGTGCCGAGCGAGGAGGCGTTCCTGGAGTCGGTCACGCTGACGCCGGGCGAGAGCGAGCCACCCCCGGCGTCGATCCTGGACGCGATCCGCGAGCTCTGCCCTCAGAACGACCACGGCGTGCCGGCCGAGCTGGCGCACGCGGTGAGCGCCTCGCCGGTGGTGAGCGCCGCGCCGGCGGTGAGCTACCGCATCCAGCGCCCGGGCGGGGCGGTGATGGGTCCGTTCCGCTTGGCCGGGGTGCTCGAGATGCTGGCGACGGGACGGCTGTCCATCGACGGTGGCGTGTCGCGCAACGGCGGCGCGTTCTTGCCCGTGCCTTCCATGATCGAGCTCGGGCGCATGCTGGCGCGTCCGGCCTATCGCTTCCACGAGCCCATCGCGCTCTACACCAAGGAGCGCTGGGCGGTGCGCCTCGAGCACACGCCGGAGCTGGTGTTCGACGTCGCGCGCCGCGGGCGCACCGGCATGCTGTGTGCGCGCCGCGGTAGCGAACAGGTGCGCCTCTGGTTCGTGGACGGCGCCCCGGTGTTCTCCTCGTCCACCGATCCGCGCGAGCTGCTCGGCGAGCGCCTGGTCGAAGCGGACGGGCTGCCCCGGAGCCACGTCGAGGACGCGGTCGAGGCCGCCTGGCGCAGCGGCGAGCCCCTCGGCAAGCTGCTGATCGAGCGCGGCTTCTGCAGCGCGCAGCGCGTCGAGGCCGCCCTGCGTGAACAGACCTGGCGGCGGCTGGTCTCCCTGTTCCGCTTCCGCGTGGGCGAGCTGTCGTTCGTCGGGGGCGCGCGGCACGGCGAAGGGGCGCTCTCGTTCCCCTCGCCGATGGCATTCGTCACCAGCGCGCTGCTCTCGGCCTACGCCGCGGACGAGATCGCGTCCGTGCTCGAGACCGTCGAGCGCATGGGCAGCTTGGGACCCGCCCCGGGCGCGAGCGCCGCGCAGCACACCCTGGGTCTGCCGCCGGCGGAGTCGGCGGCGCTCGACGTGGCGCGCTTCGGCGGATCGCTGCGCGCTCTGATGCAAGAAGGCGTGAAGAGCGGCGCGTTCGACGCGCGCGCCGCCCGGCGTGCGGTGCTGGTCGGTTTGGCGTCCGGCGTGCTGCTCTGGCAGCCCTGA